The following proteins come from a genomic window of Hymenobacter canadensis:
- the proS gene encoding proline--tRNA ligase: MSKSLPKRSEDYSLWYNELVKRAGLAENSAVRGCMVIKPYGYAIWEKMQRTLDDMFKRTGHQNAYFPLFVPKSLFEAEEKNAEGFAKECAVVTHYRLQTDPDNPGKLRVDPNAKLEEELVVRPTSEAIIWSTYKGWIQSYRDLPLLINQWANVVRWEMRTRLFLRTAEFLWQEGHTAHATAEEAVAETRQMLEVYAQFAEEWMALPVVKGVKTENERFAGAEDTYCIEGLMQDGKALQAGTSHFLGQNFAKAFDVQFQTKEGGLEHVWGTSWGVSTRLMGALVMAHSDDEGLVLPPKLAPIQVVIVPIYKSGQLDELLERIRPMQMGLIERGISVKVDDRDTERPGYKFAEWELKGVPVRLAVGMRDLDAGTVEVARRDTKEKMNLPLADIVNSVAALLDDIQTNIYNRAHKFRETHTHRVDTYEQFKQALEGEGGFVVAHWDGTPETEERIKEETKATIRCMALAEPDEDGTCILTGKPSKRRVYFARAY, from the coding sequence ATGAGCAAAAGTTTGCCCAAGCGGAGCGAGGATTATTCCCTGTGGTACAATGAGTTGGTGAAGCGCGCTGGCCTGGCCGAGAACTCTGCAGTACGAGGCTGCATGGTGATTAAGCCATACGGCTACGCCATCTGGGAGAAAATGCAGCGTACGCTCGACGATATGTTCAAGCGTACGGGCCATCAAAACGCTTATTTTCCGCTGTTTGTCCCTAAAAGTCTGTTCGAGGCGGAAGAAAAAAACGCCGAGGGTTTTGCCAAGGAATGCGCCGTAGTAACCCACTACCGCCTGCAGACTGACCCCGATAACCCCGGCAAGCTCCGCGTCGACCCCAACGCCAAGCTGGAAGAAGAGCTGGTAGTGCGCCCCACCTCGGAGGCCATCATCTGGAGCACCTACAAAGGCTGGATCCAGAGCTACCGCGACCTGCCGCTGCTCATCAACCAATGGGCCAACGTGGTACGCTGGGAAATGCGCACCCGCCTGTTTCTGCGCACCGCCGAGTTTCTGTGGCAGGAAGGCCACACCGCCCACGCCACCGCCGAGGAAGCCGTAGCCGAAACCCGCCAGATGCTGGAGGTGTACGCGCAGTTTGCCGAGGAATGGATGGCGCTGCCCGTAGTGAAGGGCGTGAAAACCGAGAATGAGCGGTTTGCCGGCGCCGAGGACACGTATTGCATCGAAGGACTGATGCAGGACGGCAAGGCCCTGCAGGCCGGCACGTCGCACTTCCTGGGCCAGAACTTCGCCAAGGCGTTCGATGTGCAGTTTCAAACCAAAGAAGGCGGCTTGGAGCACGTGTGGGGCACCAGCTGGGGCGTGAGCACGCGCCTGATGGGCGCCCTCGTAATGGCCCACTCCGATGACGAAGGCCTGGTGCTGCCGCCCAAGCTGGCTCCCATTCAGGTGGTCATCGTGCCCATCTACAAATCCGGCCAGCTTGATGAGCTGCTGGAGCGCATCCGCCCGATGCAGATGGGGCTGATTGAGCGCGGCATTTCGGTGAAAGTGGACGACCGCGACACCGAGCGCCCCGGCTACAAGTTTGCCGAGTGGGAGCTGAAAGGCGTGCCCGTACGTCTGGCCGTAGGCATGCGCGACCTCGACGCCGGCACCGTGGAAGTGGCCCGTCGCGACACCAAGGAAAAGATGAACCTACCCTTGGCCGACATCGTGAACAGCGTGGCCGCGCTGCTCGACGACATCCAGACCAACATCTACAACCGCGCCCACAAGTTCCGCGAGACGCACACGCACCGCGTCGACACCTACGAGCAGTTCAAGCAGGCGCTGGAAGGCGAAGGCGGCTTTGTGGTGGCCCACTGGGATGGCACCCCCGAAACCGAGGAGCGCATCAAGGAGGAAACCAAAGCCACCATCCGGTGCATGGCCCTCGCGGAACCCGACGAGGACGGCACCTGCATCCTGACCGGCAAGCCCAGCAAGCGCCGCGTGTACTTCGCCCGGGCATACTAA